The Calothrix sp. PCC 7507 DNA segment ATTAGTGCAGTTTCGCAATCAATACACCATTGCCAAAAATCTCAACTCATCTCTAATCATTCAAACCTACAGCCTAGAAACCTATCAGAATGGCTATGCACTGGTGATGGAAGACTTTGGGGGTATTTCTCTCAAAAATTATTTCACCTCACCAGAGACGCGATGTATCGCATCTCTACAAGAGTTTTTACAAATAGCGATCGCACTGTGCAATACCTTAGATGTATTGTATCGCGATGCCTCCGGCGGGCTACGTCTACGCATTATTCATAAAGATATCAAACCCGCCAATATTTTAATTAATCCCGAAACAAAAGAAGTTAAATTAATCGACTTTAGTATTGCATCTTTACTACCACGAGAAACGCAAACACTAATCAATCCCAATGTATTAGAAGGGACACTAGCTTATATTTCCCCAGAACAAACAGGAAGAATGAATCGCGGGATTGACTACCGCACAGATTTTTATTCTCTGGGTGTGACTTTCTACGAATTACTTACAGGAAAGTTACCTTTTGCATCAAACGATCCAATGGAGTTGGTACATTCTCATCTTGTAAAACAACCAGAACAAGTCACAAGTGCAGAGATTCCGCAGGTGATTTCAGATATAGTCATGAAATTGATGGCGAAAAATGCTGAAGATAGATATCAGAGTGCTTTAGGTTTGAAATTTGATTTAGAAAAATGTTTACATCAGCTACAAGAAAGTGGTACGGTTCAAGGCTTTGAAATTGCACAAATGGATGTGTGCGATCGCTTCATCATCCCCGACAAACTTTATGGACGAGAAACCGAAGTTCAAACATTACTTGATGCATTTGAGCGAGTCAGCCTTGGGGCAACAGAAATGATGTTGGTAGCTGGGTTTTCGGGTATTGGGAAAACTGCGGTTGTCAACGAAGTTCATAAACCAATTGTGCGGCAACGCGGTTATTTTATTAAAGGAAAATATGACCAATTTCAACGCAATATTCCCTTTAGTGCCTTTGTGCAAGCATTCCGAGATTTAATGGGACAATTGTTAAGCGAAAGTGATGCACGAATTCAACAATGGAGAAACCAAATATTAGAGGCTGTTGGAGAAAATGGACAAGTAATTATTGAAGTTATCCCCGAACTAGAAAAAATTATTGGCGAACAACCACCCGCTATAGAATTATCAGGAAATGCGGCACAAAATAGATTTAATTTATTATTTCAAAAATTTACCCAAGTCTTTACCAGTGCTGAACATCCCTTAGTGATGTTTTTAGATGATTTGCAATGGGCGGATTCAGCATCGCTTAACTTAATGCAGCTTTTAATGGCTGATACTAAGTATCTTTTATTAATTGGTGCGTACCGTGATAACGAAGTCAATCCAGGACATCCATTAATCTTAACTTTGAGCGAAATTGAAAAAAAACAAGCAACGATTAATACGATTAATTTAACAGCACTCAGTCAATTACAAGTAAATCTATTAGTTGCTGATACGCTGAAATGTACAAAAGATTTGGCATGGACTCTTTCTCAATTAGTCTCTCAAAAAACTCAAGGAAATCCGTTTTTCGCTACGCAATTTCTCAAAGCATTGCATCAAGAAAATCTCATTCAATTTGATTTTGAGTCAGGCTGTTGGCAATGTAGCATTGCACAAGTGATGACGCAAGCAGTTACAGATGATGTTGTTGCTTTTATGGCATTTCAATTACGAAAACTGCCACAATCAACTCAAGATATATTGCAGTTAGCTGCTTGTATCGGCAACCAGTTTGATTTAGCAACTTTAGCAATTGTTTCTGAACAATCCCAAATCGAAACGGCTTCAGATTTGTGGAAAGCGTTGCAGGAGGGATTAATTTTACCGCTTGGTGATGTTTATAAGTTTTATGTCGGGCAAGAAAGTCAAGCAGTGACTCAAAAAAATCAACAGACTGTTACATACAAATTTTTACATGACCGAGTACAACAAGCTGCCTATTCCCTAATTCCTGATGACCAAAAACAGACGACTCATTACCAAATCGGACAACTGCTTTTACAACAGATTTCCTCATCAGCAACAGAAGACCGTATTTTTGAAATAGTCAATCAATTAAATTATGGAACTGCTTTAATTAGCCAGCAAACAGAACGAGATGAACTAGCACAACTTAACCTCATCGTCTGTCAGAAAGCCAAAGCCGCTACCGCCTATCAAGCGGCTCGTGAATATGCCGCAGTGGGATTATCTCTGTTGCGGGAAAACGCTTGGCAACAGCAGTATGAAATGACCCTCGCCTTCCATGAATTAGCAGCGGAGGTGGCAATGCTAGGCGGTGACTTTGAGGCGATGGAACAGTTCATTAAGATCGTCATCGAACAGGCACACTTTTTACTAGAAAAGGTCAATGTTTACCGCATTAGAATTGAAGCAAATATCTACCAGAATAAACCGACTGAAGCCCTTGCGATCGGACAGAAACTGCTGCAACAGTTGGGCGTAACGATGACCGAATCACCAACACCAGAAGATATTCAACAGTCAATTCAAGAGATTAGAGAACTGATTGGAGATCGGAAAATTGAAGATTTTGTTCACCTGCCAGTGGTGACAGATGCTAACACAATTGCCATTATCCAGATTGCCAACACCAGTATACCAGCAGCTGTAACCTGTGGCTCTCCTTTGTTTTCATTACTGATTGGCCTATCAGTGAAATTATCCCTGCGGTACGGAAACATCCCTGCTTCAGCTTCTAGCTATGTTGGCTATACCCTCATTATGTGTAATTTCTTGCAAGATGTGGATTCAGCCATAGAGTTTGGTCAGTTGGCATTGAATGTAGTCTTAAAACTCGATGCTAAAGCGACTAAACCTGAAGTATTAGAGATATTGGGAGGGTTTGTCTTGCACCGAAAATCTCACATCAAAGCATCGTTACCTCTCTTAAGGGAGAGCTATGCAACAGGCCTAGAAGTTGGAAACCTGCAATACGCCGGATATAGTGGATACTGTTTCTGCCTGAATGCTTTTTGGTGCAGTCAGCCCCTTGCCACTGTGGAAAAGGATACACGCGCCTATTACAATGGTTTGGTGCAAATTAACCAATTAACACCGGCTAATTGGTGTCTGATCTATTTACAATCGATTCTAAATTTACTGGGTTTCGCAGAGCATCCTACCATTTTGTCTGGGTCAGCCTTGCAAGAAACGGAATTTCTGGCTCTGTTGCATTCTGCCAATGACCTCTTTGGGTTGTCTCACTTCTATGTGTATAAATTGACCCTTTGCTTTTTGTTTAGCGAGTTTGAGTCGGCTAACAACCATGCGCTTGAGGCGAAACGCTATTTGAGTGTTACTGCGGGAATGGTCAGTGAAGCTGCATTTTATTTCTATGATTCTCTGATTTCTCTGGGAATGTTAAGTCAACAGTTAGGCGAGGTGTCAACCTTACTAGAACGGGTGGCGCAAAACCAAACCAAGCTACAGCACTGGGCGCACCATGCCCCGATGAATTATCAGCATAAGGTTGATTTGGTAGAAGCTGAAAAATGTCGAGTCTTAGGACAGAAAAGTGAAGCAATTGAGCTATACGATAAGGCAATTTTTGGAGCCAAAGCCAACGAATATGTCCAAGAAGAAGCCCTTGCCAACGAACTGGCAGCAAGGTTCTACTTGAAGTGGGGCAAACAGCGCATTGCCCAGGAATATATGACTGAAGCCTATTACTGTTATGCTCGCTGGGGTGCAAAAGCCAAAGTCGCTGATTTAGAAACTCGCTATCCCCAATTACTTGCCCCTATATTACAGCAAAACCGTTCTCCCTTCTCTACTCACGAAACCATCTTTGCCTTGGGTAGTGTCACCTCCACCAGTGGAGCCACTTCCAGTAGTAGCAGCATCTCTGTAGCTTTAGATTTAGCTGCCATTCTCAAAGCTTCTCAAGCTATCTCAGGTGAAATTGAACTGGAAAAACTGCTTTCATCCTTGCTG contains these protein-coding regions:
- a CDS encoding ATP-binding sensor histidine kinase → MAITQVNIPGYHVNEELYNGSRTLVYRGYRETDSLPVVIKLLKNPYPSFSELVQFRNQYTIAKNLNSSLIIQTYSLETYQNGYALVMEDFGGISLKNYFTSPETRCIASLQEFLQIAIALCNTLDVLYRDASGGLRLRIIHKDIKPANILINPETKEVKLIDFSIASLLPRETQTLINPNVLEGTLAYISPEQTGRMNRGIDYRTDFYSLGVTFYELLTGKLPFASNDPMELVHSHLVKQPEQVTSAEIPQVISDIVMKLMAKNAEDRYQSALGLKFDLEKCLHQLQESGTVQGFEIAQMDVCDRFIIPDKLYGRETEVQTLLDAFERVSLGATEMMLVAGFSGIGKTAVVNEVHKPIVRQRGYFIKGKYDQFQRNIPFSAFVQAFRDLMGQLLSESDARIQQWRNQILEAVGENGQVIIEVIPELEKIIGEQPPAIELSGNAAQNRFNLLFQKFTQVFTSAEHPLVMFLDDLQWADSASLNLMQLLMADTKYLLLIGAYRDNEVNPGHPLILTLSEIEKKQATINTINLTALSQLQVNLLVADTLKCTKDLAWTLSQLVSQKTQGNPFFATQFLKALHQENLIQFDFESGCWQCSIAQVMTQAVTDDVVAFMAFQLRKLPQSTQDILQLAACIGNQFDLATLAIVSEQSQIETASDLWKALQEGLILPLGDVYKFYVGQESQAVTQKNQQTVTYKFLHDRVQQAAYSLIPDDQKQTTHYQIGQLLLQQISSSATEDRIFEIVNQLNYGTALISQQTERDELAQLNLIVCQKAKAATAYQAAREYAAVGLSLLRENAWQQQYEMTLAFHELAAEVAMLGGDFEAMEQFIKIVIEQAHFLLEKVNVYRIRIEANIYQNKPTEALAIGQKLLQQLGVTMTESPTPEDIQQSIQEIRELIGDRKIEDFVHLPVVTDANTIAIIQIANTSIPAAVTCGSPLFSLLIGLSVKLSLRYGNIPASASSYVGYTLIMCNFLQDVDSAIEFGQLALNVVLKLDAKATKPEVLEILGGFVLHRKSHIKASLPLLRESYATGLEVGNLQYAGYSGYCFCLNAFWCSQPLATVEKDTRAYYNGLVQINQLTPANWCLIYLQSILNLLGFAEHPTILSGSALQETEFLALLHSANDLFGLSHFYVYKLTLCFLFSEFESANNHALEAKRYLSVTAGMVSEAAFYFYDSLISLGMLSQQLGEVSTLLERVAQNQTKLQHWAHHAPMNYQHKVDLVEAEKCRVLGQKSEAIELYDKAIFGAKANEYVQEEALANELAARFYLKWGKQRIAQEYMTEAYYCYARWGAKAKVADLETRYPQLLAPILQQNRSPFSTHETIFALGSVTSTSGATSSSSSISVALDLAAILKASQAISGEIELEKLLSSLLEIVIENAGADKCVLMLLRDSCLLIKGSITVGTEPVVLQSLPVEDSQDIPSKLIYKVLHNQKTVVLLDASTDLTLASDPYILRQQPKSVLCSPILHQGKLMGILYLENNLATGAFTSDRVELLNLICAQAAISLENARLYERSLEYSQQLERSFHELQQKSEDLQQAQLQIVQSEKMSALGNLVAGVAHEMNNPLGFIAASLKQTKPTIADLVNHLGLYQSSFPNKNEEIIDHAEEIDLEYTLEDLPKMIDSMSMACDRLKNISTSLRTFSRADKDYKVPFDIHQGIDSTILILKHRLKANEQRPGIEVVTNYRNLPQIECFPGQLNQVFMNILANAIDALEESNHGRSFEEIKANSNLITITTSVENHLVKIAITDNGKGMNEEVKQKIFDHLFTTKGVGKGTGLGLAIARQIVESTHGGKLSFNSVLGLGTEFIIEIPV